The following are encoded in a window of Flavobacteriales bacterium genomic DNA:
- the ruvC gene encoding crossover junction endodeoxyribonuclease RuvC, whose amino-acid sequence MDDNEVGLSAKSRRVPGVAATASGRVILGIDPGTSVMGFGVIHVDQRAIRLLDAGAVRFRSDDDHTLKLRAIFRETMALIERHLPDELAIEAQFFGKNVQSMLKLGRAQGVAIAAAVQRDIAVVEYAPKRIKQSITGNGNASKEQVAAMLLNILRVSTLPTSTDATDAVAVAVCHHFAGSAITAAGGRAGGGGWAAFVRNNPDRLK is encoded by the coding sequence ATGGACGACAACGAGGTGGGCCTTTCGGCCAAAAGTAGGCGAGTACCCGGCGTGGCGGCCACGGCCAGCGGCCGCGTCATCCTCGGCATCGATCCCGGCACTTCGGTGATGGGCTTCGGTGTGATCCACGTGGACCAGCGCGCGATAAGACTGCTCGATGCGGGCGCCGTCAGGTTCCGATCGGACGATGACCACACGCTGAAACTGCGTGCCATCTTCCGCGAGACCATGGCCCTGATCGAAAGGCACCTGCCGGATGAACTGGCGATAGAAGCGCAGTTCTTCGGCAAGAACGTGCAGAGCATGCTCAAGCTCGGGCGCGCCCAGGGCGTGGCCATCGCAGCGGCCGTGCAGCGCGATATCGCCGTGGTGGAGTACGCGCCCAAACGCATCAAGCAGAGCATCACGGGCAATGGCAACGCAAGCAAGGAGCAGGTGGCCGCCATGCTGCTGAACATCCTTCGGGTGAGCACCTTGCCGACGAGCACCGATGCCACCGATGCGGTCGCCGTGGCGGTGTGCCACCACTTCGCCGGTTCCGCGATCACCGCTGCCGGCGGGCGTGCCGGCGGTGGGGGCTGGGCCGCTTTCGTGCGCAACAACCCCGATCGGTTGAAGTAG
- a CDS encoding PorV/PorQ family protein yields MMRTKQRLAAAAALVALGTLPAWAGNPDRAGSAGATQLLINPWARSAGWGLANTASIRGVESMFGNIAGLAHVGRTEVLFTNTTWLSGAGVQINSVGLGQHVGASGVLGFSATTMSFGELEVTTVDVPEGGRGTFSPSLANIGVSYAKSFSNSIHGGMLLRVVSEAISNVRTSGICFDAGIQYVTGPLDNVHFGIALKNVGPAMQFAGDGLSVQGLLVQGSDQLTLEQRSDRFEIPSLLTIGFSYDWHVNDMHRLSFAGTFVSNSFTKDQGILGVEYAFRKMVHLRAGYLYEDGITNDAERTTVFTGPSAGLSVDFPFGDEKKSALAIDYGYRATNPFSGVHSIGLRITL; encoded by the coding sequence ATGATGCGTACGAAACAACGGCTGGCCGCCGCCGCGGCCCTGGTGGCCCTGGGCACCCTGCCCGCCTGGGCGGGCAACCCCGACCGCGCGGGATCGGCGGGCGCCACACAACTGCTGATCAACCCCTGGGCGCGATCGGCCGGGTGGGGCCTGGCCAACACCGCCTCCATCCGCGGGGTGGAGTCCATGTTCGGCAACATCGCGGGCCTGGCCCACGTGGGCCGCACCGAGGTGCTCTTCACCAACACCACCTGGCTGTCGGGGGCGGGCGTGCAGATCAACAGCGTGGGGCTTGGCCAGCATGTGGGCGCATCCGGCGTGCTGGGCTTCTCGGCCACCACCATGTCCTTCGGTGAACTGGAGGTGACCACGGTGGACGTGCCCGAAGGCGGCCGGGGAACCTTCAGCCCCAGCCTGGCGAACATCGGGGTATCCTACGCCAAGAGCTTCTCCAACAGCATCCACGGCGGCATGCTCCTGCGCGTGGTGAGTGAGGCCATCTCGAACGTGCGCACCAGCGGCATCTGCTTCGACGCCGGCATCCAATACGTGACCGGTCCGCTGGACAACGTGCATTTCGGCATCGCGTTGAAGAACGTGGGACCCGCCATGCAATTCGCCGGCGATGGTCTTTCGGTGCAGGGCCTTCTGGTGCAGGGCAGCGACCAGTTGACGCTGGAACAGCGCTCGGACCGTTTCGAGATCCCCTCCCTGCTCACGATCGGCTTCTCCTACGACTGGCACGTGAACGACATGCACCGCCTGAGCTTCGCCGGGACCTTCGTGTCGAACTCCTTTACGAAGGACCAGGGCATCCTCGGTGTGGAGTACGCCTTCCGCAAGATGGTACACCTGCGCGCGGGCTACCTGTATGAGGATGGCATCACCAACGATGCGGAACGCACCACCGTCTTCACCGGCCCCAGCGCCGGTCTGAGCGTGGACTTTCCCTTCGGCGATGAGAAAAAGTCCGCTCTGGCCATCGACTACGGCTATCGCGCCACGAACCCCTTCTCCGGCGTACACAGCATCGGCCTGCGCATCACGCTCTGA
- the greA gene encoding transcription elongation factor GreA, whose product MSTPAYYTEEGLRKLQEELHRLKTVDRPHLSQQIADARDKGDLSENAEYHAAKEEQGLLEARIAKMEEQMANARLIDSSRLDDSRVYIHSRVVVRHVDKGSRHEFILVAETEVDIKLGKISVGSPIGKGLLGKARGEVAEVETPAGITRFEVIEITR is encoded by the coding sequence ATGAGCACCCCGGCCTACTACACCGAAGAAGGTCTCCGCAAACTGCAGGAAGAACTGCATCGTCTGAAGACCGTGGACCGCCCACATCTGAGCCAGCAGATCGCCGACGCGCGCGACAAGGGCGACCTGAGCGAGAACGCCGAATACCACGCGGCCAAGGAGGAACAAGGGCTGTTGGAGGCGCGCATCGCCAAAATGGAGGAGCAGATGGCCAACGCCCGGCTGATCGACAGCTCACGCCTGGACGACTCGCGCGTGTACATCCACAGCCGCGTGGTGGTGCGCCATGTGGACAAAGGCAGCCGGCACGAATTCATCCTGGTGGCCGAGACCGAAGTGGACATCAAGCTGGGCAAGATCAGCGTGGGTTCGCCCATCGGCAAGGGGTTGCTGGGCAAGGCCCGCGGTGAGGTGGCCGAAGTGGAGACCCCGGCCGGTATCACGCGTTTCGAAGTGATCGAGATCACCCGCTGA
- a CDS encoding HIT family protein encodes MASIFTRIVRGEIPCHKVAEDDRHLAFLDINPLRAGHTLVIPKIEVDYLFDLDDDVLAGLLPFGKLVAHKISAVVPCARIGLTVIGLEVPHAHIHLIPIDGVHDMEFSRPKLRMTQDELAALAKRIREA; translated from the coding sequence ATGGCCTCCATTTTCACCCGGATCGTGCGCGGTGAGATCCCCTGCCACAAGGTGGCCGAGGACGATCGGCACCTCGCCTTTCTGGACATCAACCCCTTGCGCGCCGGCCACACCCTGGTGATCCCCAAGATCGAAGTGGACTATCTGTTCGACCTGGACGATGATGTGCTCGCCGGTCTGCTGCCCTTCGGCAAACTGGTGGCCCACAAGATCAGCGCGGTGGTGCCCTGCGCGCGCATCGGGCTCACGGTGATCGGCCTGGAGGTGCCCCACGCGCACATCCACCTCATTCCGATCGATGGTGTCCACGACATGGAATTCAGCCGGCCCAAGCTGCGCATGACGCAGGACGAACTGGCGGCGCTGGCGAAGCGCATCAGGGAAGCGTGA
- a CDS encoding T9SS C-terminal target domain-containing protein: MNFNNVRAVIENGGNKWTRRASGRSGYEVPKTADFSGPNAIYTGALWMGGLSPDNQLKIAAVLYRASGRNDFWPGPLTVTGDASVDFDVCQQYDRFWQTKRSQAEAHIQWKLCSEDPECDLEVLFPNGYSIPPDFITWPAMGNVDAGQALYLAPFVDWDGDGFYNPFDGDYPDYGFNLSVEDCKSKFREDPVPLFGDDNIFWIFNDKGNVHTETQGQPIGLEVQAQAFSFNSNDEINNMTFYNYVVINRGTQTLLNTYFGHFVDPDVGCSNDDFTGCDVQRGLGFCYNWSDVDEPCLGAVGYGGPNPPPPAIGVDFFEGPFQDYDDIDNPGPLQGLSCQEYQQQGGIPYNGIGIGYGDGVIDNERFGMRAFIYFNREGNPNLTDPANATHFYNYLRSIWKNNRPQTYGGNGYSEDPNALRAFYMFPWSTDPVGWGTDCAPQADWRELEQTPAQPDRRFAQSAGPFTLEPGAYNNITVGVVYARASQGGAVASVELMRLADDKAQALFDNCFKILDGPDAPDLDIRELDRELIVFLLNPPGSNNENENYQELDPTIPATDVNGNPYDRFYRFQGYKLYQLKDATVSVSDIEDVNKARLVYQADKKDGIGQIINYLYDPTLDLAVPREMVNGADEGIKHAVRITEDAFAQGDKQLVNFKSYYFLAITYGYNNFEDYNVASGSGQAFRYVAGRKAAFGAIRSYVGIPHKPAPGNGGTIQNAQFGDQMQVTRWEGAGNGGLRLELTAESENAITAGPPWRSDKLVYKTGAGPINVRVVDPLSVPEADFEVWFQDSITPNNLDDAYWYIKNLSTDQTVFSDRVINLEYEQLFPQWGISVTIGQTFYPFDASNNLTTLPIGNGAISFADPSKAWLTGIPDGEGPIPTNWIRSGTQTFDATIYNDRAGRDNEQLYERLLGGTWAPWALVGQASFQPSNNQQVSLTQSSASFLHETPSIQVVFTKDKSKWSRAVVLENEGSTAPVLAEGGAAKLALRAAPSIDKEGRKAGSPGANNDEATLGGEQPTGAGWFPGYAIDLETGERLNIAYSENSFWGGEIGRDMIWNPSSELFTDAGEPVFGGCHWIYVFKNDRRQAAGAANSEIRIPGYDECRFIYTTIQSTQPEPLRRVFRAVGWVGSAMLVPGRQLLETDVRIVLNVERKYTRYVDYPGSLAPINPERNNGLPLYSFSTRGLQTETGVLAVANEALDMINIVPNPYNAFSGYETSRLDNRVKFINLPQTCTISIYNVGGTLVRKFRKDNDLTYLDWDLKNQNNIPIAGGVYICHVDVPGVGEKVIKWFGTLRPLDLQNF, encoded by the coding sequence TTGAACTTCAACAACGTGCGTGCGGTGATCGAGAACGGCGGCAACAAGTGGACCCGCCGCGCCTCGGGACGCTCGGGCTATGAAGTGCCCAAAACCGCCGATTTCAGCGGCCCCAACGCGATCTACACGGGTGCCCTGTGGATGGGCGGGCTTTCGCCCGACAACCAGTTGAAGATCGCCGCGGTGCTCTACCGCGCCAGCGGTCGCAATGATTTCTGGCCAGGCCCGCTGACCGTGACGGGTGATGCTTCCGTGGACTTCGATGTGTGCCAGCAATACGACCGTTTCTGGCAGACCAAGCGCAGCCAGGCCGAAGCCCACATCCAGTGGAAACTCTGCTCAGAGGACCCCGAGTGCGACTTGGAGGTGCTCTTCCCCAATGGCTATTCGATACCCCCGGATTTCATCACCTGGCCCGCCATGGGCAATGTGGACGCCGGACAGGCGCTCTACCTGGCGCCTTTCGTGGACTGGGACGGTGATGGTTTCTACAACCCATTCGACGGCGACTATCCGGACTACGGCTTCAACCTCTCCGTGGAGGACTGCAAATCGAAATTCCGCGAGGATCCCGTGCCCCTCTTCGGTGACGACAACATCTTCTGGATCTTCAACGACAAGGGCAACGTGCATACCGAGACCCAGGGCCAGCCCATCGGCCTGGAAGTGCAGGCCCAGGCTTTCTCGTTCAACTCGAACGACGAGATCAACAACATGACCTTCTACAACTACGTGGTGATCAACCGGGGCACGCAGACCCTGCTCAACACGTATTTCGGCCACTTCGTGGACCCCGACGTGGGCTGCTCCAACGACGACTTCACCGGCTGCGATGTGCAGCGCGGTCTGGGCTTCTGCTACAACTGGAGCGATGTGGACGAGCCCTGCCTGGGTGCCGTGGGCTATGGAGGCCCCAATCCGCCGCCGCCCGCCATCGGCGTGGACTTCTTCGAGGGTCCCTTCCAGGACTATGACGACATCGACAACCCCGGCCCCCTCCAGGGTCTGAGCTGCCAGGAGTACCAGCAGCAGGGCGGTATTCCCTACAATGGCATCGGCATCGGTTACGGCGACGGTGTGATCGACAATGAGCGCTTCGGCATGCGCGCCTTCATCTACTTCAACCGGGAGGGCAACCCGAACCTGACCGACCCCGCCAACGCCACGCACTTCTACAACTACCTGCGTTCCATCTGGAAGAACAACCGCCCGCAGACCTACGGCGGCAATGGCTACAGCGAGGACCCCAACGCCCTACGCGCCTTCTACATGTTCCCCTGGAGCACCGACCCCGTGGGCTGGGGTACCGACTGCGCACCGCAGGCCGACTGGCGCGAACTGGAGCAGACCCCTGCCCAGCCCGACCGCCGATTCGCCCAGAGCGCAGGTCCTTTCACCCTGGAGCCGGGCGCATACAACAACATCACGGTGGGTGTGGTCTACGCCCGTGCTTCGCAAGGCGGCGCCGTGGCCAGCGTGGAACTGATGCGCCTGGCCGACGACAAGGCCCAGGCCCTCTTCGACAACTGCTTCAAGATCCTCGATGGTCCCGACGCACCTGATCTGGACATCCGGGAACTGGACCGCGAGCTGATCGTCTTCCTGCTCAATCCGCCGGGCAGCAACAACGAGAACGAGAACTACCAGGAACTCGATCCCACCATTCCCGCCACCGACGTGAACGGCAACCCCTACGATCGCTTCTACCGCTTCCAGGGCTACAAGCTCTACCAGCTGAAGGACGCCACCGTGAGCGTTTCCGACATCGAGGACGTGAACAAGGCGCGCCTGGTCTACCAAGCCGACAAGAAGGACGGCATCGGGCAGATCATCAACTACCTCTACGATCCGACCCTGGACCTGGCCGTACCGCGTGAGATGGTGAATGGCGCTGATGAGGGCATCAAGCATGCCGTGCGGATCACCGAGGACGCCTTCGCCCAAGGCGACAAGCAACTGGTGAACTTCAAGAGCTATTACTTCCTGGCGATCACGTACGGGTACAACAACTTCGAGGATTACAACGTGGCCTCCGGTTCCGGCCAGGCCTTCCGTTACGTGGCTGGCCGCAAAGCCGCCTTCGGTGCCATCCGATCCTACGTGGGCATCCCGCACAAGCCCGCTCCGGGCAATGGTGGTACGATCCAGAACGCGCAGTTCGGTGATCAGATGCAGGTGACCCGCTGGGAGGGTGCCGGCAACGGTGGGCTGCGCCTGGAGTTGACGGCCGAATCCGAGAACGCCATCACCGCCGGTCCGCCCTGGCGCAGTGACAAGCTGGTCTACAAGACCGGCGCAGGTCCGATCAATGTGCGCGTGGTGGACCCGCTGAGCGTGCCCGAGGCCGACTTCGAAGTCTGGTTCCAGGACTCCATCACCCCGAACAATCTGGATGATGCTTACTGGTACATCAAGAATCTGTCGACCGACCAGACGGTGTTCAGCGACCGCGTGATAAACCTGGAGTATGAACAGCTGTTCCCGCAGTGGGGCATCTCGGTGACCATCGGTCAAACGTTCTACCCCTTCGATGCGAGCAACAACCTGACGACCCTGCCCATCGGCAATGGCGCGATCAGTTTCGCCGATCCCTCCAAGGCTTGGTTGACGGGCATCCCCGATGGCGAAGGCCCTATCCCCACCAACTGGATCCGTTCGGGCACCCAGACCTTTGATGCGACCATCTACAACGACCGCGCGGGACGCGACAACGAGCAGTTGTATGAGCGCCTGTTGGGCGGCACGTGGGCGCCTTGGGCCTTGGTGGGCCAGGCTTCCTTCCAACCGAGCAACAACCAGCAGGTGTCGCTCACCCAGAGCAGTGCTTCCTTCCTCCACGAGACACCGAGCATCCAGGTGGTCTTCACCAAGGACAAGAGCAAGTGGTCGCGCGCCGTGGTGCTGGAGAATGAAGGCAGCACGGCTCCCGTGCTCGCTGAAGGTGGTGCCGCCAAGCTTGCGCTGCGTGCCGCCCCGAGCATAGACAAGGAAGGTCGCAAGGCCGGCAGCCCCGGCGCCAACAATGACGAAGCCACCTTGGGCGGCGAGCAGCCCACCGGGGCCGGCTGGTTCCCGGGCTACGCCATCGACCTGGAGACCGGCGAACGCCTGAACATCGCCTACTCGGAGAACAGCTTCTGGGGTGGCGAGATCGGGCGCGACATGATCTGGAACCCCAGTTCGGAGCTCTTCACCGACGCCGGTGAGCCGGTCTTCGGCGGATGCCACTGGATCTACGTCTTCAAGAACGACCGCCGCCAAGCCGCCGGTGCTGCCAACTCCGAGATCCGCATCCCGGGTTATGACGAGTGCCGCTTCATCTACACGACGATCCAAAGCACACAGCCCGAGCCTCTGCGCCGCGTGTTCCGCGCCGTGGGCTGGGTGGGCAGCGCCATGCTGGTGCCTGGCCGCCAATTGCTGGAGACCGACGTGCGCATCGTGCTGAACGTGGAGCGCAAGTACACCCGTTACGTGGACTACCCCGGTTCACTGGCGCCGATCAATCCCGAGCGCAACAACGGCCTGCCGCTGTACAGCTTCAGCACGCGCGGGCTGCAGACCGAGACCGGTGTGCTCGCCGTGGCCAACGAGGCGCTGGACATGATCAACATCGTGCCCAACCCCTACAACGCCTTCAGCGGCTATGAGACATCGCGTCTGGACAACCGGGTGAAGTTCATCAACCTGCCACAGACGTGCACGATCTCCATCTACAACGTGGGCGGCACCCTGGTGCGGAAGTTCCGCAAGGACAACGACCTCACCTACCTGGATTGGGACCTGAAGAACCAGAACAACATCCCGATCGCGGGCGGCGTGTACATCTGCCATGTGGACGTACCCGGCGTGGGCGAGAAAGTGATCAAGTGGTTCGGCACGTTGCGGCCGCTCGATCTGCAGAACTTCTGA
- a CDS encoding carboxypeptidase regulatory-like domain-containing protein has protein sequence MVRRLFSTVALFPLVMALHAQQGTGSLRGKITDNKSGEPLPFVNVVLERGGQQVTGAASDFNGAYDIKPIDPGTYDVVVTYVGYQPYKQVGVVVSANRITFLDLKLTQGIELKEFEVVQYTVPLIDRDGGASGGTVTREDIAKMPGRSAASIATTVAGTSDAGTGGGISIRGARAENTYYYIDGVKVPAGAGTGLPKSAIEEVQVITGGVPANYGDVTGGLINITTRGPSRNFFGGVEYLTSGYKFGEDITTVYGLDKYGFNQLEASLSGPLLFKKDSIGNKTKPLIGFFLSGQYSNIVDGRPLYTGDVRVRPEVRDFLLENPVRLFQSGVNDYTLVYGSEYLRTSDTEMLKTRQNAGEIYYLGSGKIDITTTPTINLSVGGSVDYSNRQIFNRRNSLLNADNNTRIKESTWRTFVRFTQRFQNRTDEEEKRATIKNAYYSLQLDYSRYQNNVEDFVHGDRFFDYGYVGKFITHRAPQFEFRNGRWDQIGERDTLVTFTPGTQNPDLAAVNNFYFNAFAPEQFPIQELFGAPGGSDPNYVGFYQNFQETVARGVLWNGMRPASLYQLWNNIGFIDDPNGAPFRRRQNDQVRFTAMGSADIGQHAVMVGVEYEQLTQRRYDLAPVGLWTRGRQLANFHIEEWQDTAVTNIALLPQSPFPFYFYSRNRGDDQRYFDRSLREALGLDPNGLDYIDIDALDPGVFSLDMFSPDELINDGNNLVSYVGYDHLGNRLTGRPSFNSFFDEKDVNGNFTRLQAPFQPIYMAGYVMDKFAFDDIIFNVGVRVDRYDANQNVLKDMYLWQDAYTAGSSVPDVSISEQLANRPGNIGNDYVVYVDNYESPNVIKGYRNGDIWYSATGVELADGTSLQEGGSIRPYLIERGNAGSLIGSNLSKEAFRDYAPAVNVMPRIAFSFPISDEAVFFAHYDVLTQRPNAIQSRLDLIGYAYIENTGEILTNPNLRPTKTIDYELGFQQVLTKSSSLKIAAFYRELRDQIQIRNVLNAWPRDYRTYDNFDFGTVKGFSLAYDLRRTGNVWMRLGYTLQFADGTGSGPNTGINLINSGQPNLRTISPLDFDQRHRFQATVDFRYGGGKDYNGPMLFDTPILQRTGVNFVSILGSGTPYSRSSQVVNEGAGSGNYRLDGSLNGARLPWQFVTDMQIDRDIPLKFGGEGDKAKSANLNVFLLVTNLFNTRNIINVYRFTGSPDNDGFLALLTDRSQVDPDAFRDLYTLRIENPFNFGLPRQIRLGVRFDF, from the coding sequence ATGGTGAGAAGGCTATTCTCCACAGTCGCCCTGTTCCCTTTGGTGATGGCACTGCATGCCCAACAAGGCACCGGCAGTCTACGGGGCAAGATCACCGATAACAAATCCGGCGAACCCCTGCCGTTCGTGAACGTCGTGCTGGAGCGCGGCGGCCAGCAGGTGACGGGGGCGGCCTCGGACTTCAACGGTGCTTACGACATCAAGCCGATCGACCCCGGCACCTATGATGTGGTGGTGACCTACGTGGGTTACCAGCCCTACAAGCAGGTGGGCGTGGTGGTGAGCGCCAACCGCATCACCTTCCTGGACCTGAAGCTCACCCAGGGTATCGAGCTGAAGGAATTCGAGGTGGTGCAATACACCGTGCCCCTGATCGACCGCGACGGCGGGGCCAGCGGTGGCACGGTGACCCGTGAGGACATCGCCAAGATGCCCGGCCGTTCGGCGGCCTCCATCGCCACCACGGTGGCGGGCACCAGCGATGCCGGCACGGGCGGGGGCATCAGCATCCGCGGCGCGCGCGCCGAGAACACCTATTACTATATAGATGGTGTGAAGGTGCCCGCAGGCGCCGGCACCGGTCTGCCCAAGAGCGCCATTGAGGAGGTGCAGGTGATCACCGGCGGGGTGCCCGCCAACTATGGCGACGTGACCGGTGGTCTGATCAACATCACCACTCGTGGCCCAAGCCGGAACTTCTTCGGTGGGGTGGAATACCTTACTTCCGGTTACAAGTTCGGAGAAGACATCACCACCGTGTACGGCCTGGACAAATACGGCTTCAATCAATTGGAGGCCAGCCTCTCGGGCCCGCTGCTGTTCAAGAAGGACAGCATCGGCAACAAGACCAAACCCCTGATCGGCTTCTTCCTCTCGGGCCAGTACAGCAACATCGTGGATGGCCGTCCGCTCTACACGGGTGACGTGCGCGTAAGGCCCGAAGTGCGCGACTTCCTGCTGGAGAACCCTGTGCGCCTATTCCAGAGCGGCGTGAATGATTACACCCTGGTCTATGGCAGCGAGTATCTGCGCACCAGTGATACCGAAATGCTGAAGACCCGCCAGAACGCCGGCGAGATCTACTACCTGGGCTCCGGCAAGATCGACATCACCACCACCCCCACCATCAACCTGAGCGTGGGTGGTTCGGTGGACTACAGCAACCGCCAGATCTTCAACCGCCGCAACTCCCTGCTGAACGCGGACAACAACACCCGCATCAAGGAGAGCACCTGGCGCACCTTCGTGCGCTTCACCCAGCGCTTCCAGAACCGCACCGATGAGGAGGAGAAGCGCGCCACGATCAAGAACGCCTACTACTCCCTGCAACTGGACTACTCGCGGTACCAGAACAACGTGGAGGACTTCGTCCATGGCGACCGCTTCTTCGACTATGGTTATGTAGGCAAGTTCATCACCCACAGGGCGCCGCAGTTCGAGTTCCGCAACGGACGATGGGACCAGATCGGTGAGCGCGACACCTTGGTGACCTTCACCCCTGGCACCCAGAACCCGGACCTGGCCGCGGTCAACAACTTCTACTTCAACGCCTTCGCACCGGAGCAATTCCCCATACAGGAGCTCTTCGGCGCACCGGGCGGCAGCGACCCCAACTATGTGGGCTTCTACCAGAACTTCCAGGAGACGGTGGCCCGTGGCGTGCTGTGGAACGGCATGCGCCCGGCTTCGCTGTACCAGCTCTGGAACAACATCGGCTTCATCGACGACCCCAACGGTGCGCCCTTCCGCCGCCGCCAGAACGATCAGGTACGTTTCACGGCCATGGGCAGCGCCGACATCGGCCAGCATGCCGTAATGGTGGGGGTGGAATACGAGCAACTGACCCAGCGCCGCTATGATCTGGCTCCGGTGGGCCTGTGGACGCGCGGTCGCCAGTTGGCCAACTTCCACATCGAGGAGTGGCAGGACACGGCCGTGACCAACATCGCGCTGCTGCCCCAGAGCCCCTTCCCCTTCTACTTCTATTCGCGGAACCGCGGCGACGACCAGCGCTACTTCGACCGCAGTCTGCGTGAAGCCCTGGGCCTGGACCCCAACGGCCTGGACTACATCGACATCGACGCCCTTGATCCCGGGGTCTTCAGCCTGGACATGTTCTCCCCGGACGAGCTGATCAACGACGGCAACAACCTGGTGAGCTATGTGGGCTATGACCACCTGGGCAACCGCCTCACGGGCCGCCCAAGCTTCAACAGCTTCTTCGACGAGAAGGACGTGAACGGCAACTTCACCCGTTTGCAGGCGCCCTTCCAGCCGATCTACATGGCCGGCTATGTGATGGACAAATTCGCCTTCGACGACATCATCTTCAACGTGGGTGTGCGCGTGGACCGTTACGACGCGAACCAGAACGTGTTGAAGGACATGTACCTGTGGCAGGACGCCTACACCGCCGGATCGAGCGTGCCAGACGTATCGATCTCCGAACAGCTGGCCAACCGCCCGGGCAACATCGGCAACGACTACGTGGTGTACGTGGACAACTACGAAAGTCCGAACGTCATCAAGGGTTACCGTAATGGCGACATCTGGTACAGCGCCACGGGCGTGGAACTGGCCGATGGCACCAGCCTGCAGGAAGGCGGCTCCATCCGACCTTATCTGATCGAACGTGGCAACGCCGGCAGCCTCATCGGCAGCAACCTGAGCAAGGAAGCCTTCCGCGACTATGCGCCCGCGGTGAACGTGATGCCCCGCATCGCCTTCTCCTTCCCCATCAGCGATGAGGCCGTCTTCTTCGCCCACTACGATGTGCTGACCCAGCGCCCGAACGCCATCCAGAGCCGATTGGACCTGATCGGCTACGCCTACATCGAGAACACAGGCGAGATCCTGACCAACCCGAACCTGCGTCCCACGAAGACCATCGATTATGAACTGGGTTTCCAGCAGGTACTGACCAAGAGTTCCTCGCTGAAGATCGCCGCCTTCTACCGCGAATTGCGTGACCAGATCCAGATCCGCAACGTGCTGAACGCCTGGCCGCGTGACTATCGCACCTACGACAACTTCGACTTCGGCACCGTCAAGGGCTTCAGCCTGGCCTACGACCTGCGCCGCACGGGCAACGTGTGGATGCGCCTGGGCTACACCCTGCAGTTCGCCGACGGCACCGGTTCCGGCCCGAACACGGGCATCAACCTGATCAACTCCGGCCAGCCGAACCTGCGAACCATTTCGCCGCTCGACTTCGACCAGCGCCACCGCTTCCAAGCGACCGTCGATTTCCGCTACGGTGGTGGCAAGGACTACAACGGACCGATGCTGTTCGATACGCCCATCCTCCAGCGCACGGGCGTGAACTTCGTGAGCATCCTGGGCAGCGGCACGCCGTACAGCCGCAGCAGCCAGGTGGTGAACGAGGGTGCCGGTTCGGGCAACTACCGTCTCGACGGATCGCTCAATGGCGCGCGCCTGCCCTGGCAGTTCGTCACCGACATGCAGATCGACCGCGACATCCCGTTGAAGTTCGGCGGTGAGGGCGACAAGGCCAAGAGCGCCAACCTGAACGTCTTCCTGCTGGTGACGAACCTGTTCAACACCCGCAACATCATCAACGTGTACCGCTTCACCGGCTCGCCCGACAACGACGGCTTCCTGGCCCTGCTGACGGACCGCAGCCAGGTGGACCCCGACGCCTTCCGCGATCTGTACACGCTTCGGATCGAGAACCCCTTCAATTTCGGCCTCCCACGCCAGATCCGCCTGGGTGTCCGATTCGACTTCTGA